The following are encoded together in the Culex pipiens pallens isolate TS chromosome 1, TS_CPP_V2, whole genome shotgun sequence genome:
- the LOC120418118 gene encoding transmembrane protein 41 homolog isoform X1, producing the protein MDTVETANHFVAFGEASSERDLKAHLLGNGKQAPSTMSTPTSNGQLRYTANNNLNNGTNNHSKPANGKVAQAADKEEEERSARQSLIILAAIFFTSLFAMIYVYAMFPRLEESEKQYIKVPFDIEDAKQLGRVLDRYKDLYYLEVMFGVILVYIFLQTFAIPGSLFLSILSGFLYNFPVALALVCFCSALGATLCYLLSQLVGRRLVKHYFPAKARDWAAQVDKHREDLLSYMLFLRMTPFLPNWFINLVAPVIGVPLYPFALGTFLGVAPPSFIAIQAGKTLYKMTSSSDAFSWGSVTLLAAFSVLSLVPVIFKRYFKSKID; encoded by the exons CGTCCAGCGAGCGTGACCTCAAGGCGCATTTGCTCGGCAACGGCAAGCAGGCTCCATCAACAATGTCCACCCCGACGTCCAACGGTCAGCTGCGGTACACGGCCAACAATAATCTCAACAATGGTACCAACAACCACAGCAAACCCGCCAACGGAAAGGTTGCCCAAGCCGCCGACAAAGAGGAAGAGGAACGGTCCGCCCGGCAGTCGCTCATCATCCTGGCCGCGATCTTCTTCACCAGCCTGTTTGCGATGATCTACGTGTACGCCATGTTCCCGAGGCTGGAGGA GTCGGAAAAGCAGTACATCAAGGTTCCGTTCGATATCGAGGATGCCAAGCAGCTGGGCAGGGTGCTGGACCGGTACAAAGATCTGTACTATCTGGAGGTGATGTTTGGAGTCATCCTGGTGTACATTTT CCTGCAAACCTTCGCCATTCCCGGCTCGCTGTTCCTGTCGATCCTCAGCGGCTTCCTGTACAACTTCCCGGTCGCCCTCGCGCTGGTCTGCTTCTGTTCGGCGCTGGGCGCCACCCTCTGCTATCTACTCTCCCAGCTGGTCGGCCGTCGCCTCGTCAAGCACTACTTCCCGGCGAAGGCCCGCGACTGGGCCGCCCAGGTCGACAAGCACCGGGAAGATCTGCTCAGCTACATGCTGTTCCTGCGGATGACGCCCTTTCTGCCGAACTGGTTCATCAACCTGGTCGCGCCCGTCATCGGCGTGCCGCTGTACCCGTTCGCACTGGGGACGTTCCTGGGCGTGGCCCCGCCCTCCTTCATTGCCATCCAGGCCGGCAAGACGCTGTACAAAATGACCAGCTCGAGCGACGCGTTCAGCTGGGGCTCGGTCACGCTGCTCGCGGCCTTTTCCGTGCTGTCGCTGGTGCCGGTCATATTCAAGCGGTACTTCAAGTCCAAGATCGACTAA
- the LOC120418118 gene encoding transmembrane protein 41 homolog isoform X2, which yields MSTPTSNGQLRYTANNNLNNGTNNHSKPANGKVAQAADKEEEERSARQSLIILAAIFFTSLFAMIYVYAMFPRLEESEKQYIKVPFDIEDAKQLGRVLDRYKDLYYLEVMFGVILVYIFLQTFAIPGSLFLSILSGFLYNFPVALALVCFCSALGATLCYLLSQLVGRRLVKHYFPAKARDWAAQVDKHREDLLSYMLFLRMTPFLPNWFINLVAPVIGVPLYPFALGTFLGVAPPSFIAIQAGKTLYKMTSSSDAFSWGSVTLLAAFSVLSLVPVIFKRYFKSKID from the exons ATGTCCACCCCGACGTCCAACGGTCAGCTGCGGTACACGGCCAACAATAATCTCAACAATGGTACCAACAACCACAGCAAACCCGCCAACGGAAAGGTTGCCCAAGCCGCCGACAAAGAGGAAGAGGAACGGTCCGCCCGGCAGTCGCTCATCATCCTGGCCGCGATCTTCTTCACCAGCCTGTTTGCGATGATCTACGTGTACGCCATGTTCCCGAGGCTGGAGGA GTCGGAAAAGCAGTACATCAAGGTTCCGTTCGATATCGAGGATGCCAAGCAGCTGGGCAGGGTGCTGGACCGGTACAAAGATCTGTACTATCTGGAGGTGATGTTTGGAGTCATCCTGGTGTACATTTT CCTGCAAACCTTCGCCATTCCCGGCTCGCTGTTCCTGTCGATCCTCAGCGGCTTCCTGTACAACTTCCCGGTCGCCCTCGCGCTGGTCTGCTTCTGTTCGGCGCTGGGCGCCACCCTCTGCTATCTACTCTCCCAGCTGGTCGGCCGTCGCCTCGTCAAGCACTACTTCCCGGCGAAGGCCCGCGACTGGGCCGCCCAGGTCGACAAGCACCGGGAAGATCTGCTCAGCTACATGCTGTTCCTGCGGATGACGCCCTTTCTGCCGAACTGGTTCATCAACCTGGTCGCGCCCGTCATCGGCGTGCCGCTGTACCCGTTCGCACTGGGGACGTTCCTGGGCGTGGCCCCGCCCTCCTTCATTGCCATCCAGGCCGGCAAGACGCTGTACAAAATGACCAGCTCGAGCGACGCGTTCAGCTGGGGCTCGGTCACGCTGCTCGCGGCCTTTTCCGTGCTGTCGCTGGTGCCGGTCATATTCAAGCGGTACTTCAAGTCCAAGATCGACTAA
- the LOC120418127 gene encoding uncharacterized protein LOC120418127, producing MTAGGTERTEMDEQILDTASFGELRDKNEIIGRYVEHLNRLRRLAANRGQISEAEFNNYLVRHYFHNNNIINYIFDKNTSRILLKTVIERKKKIINFIFVLLTLFIVFSYKHEVSTVVLRNIQSFIYPGMRVWRKVTVPIIANYPSLTEYYDESCLLTNPYFQVENLNCDPCADVANVLDFTTVEHATVNYPYIFKTQKELVDIGRLQALYEQHRSIFTKDAYKIQSTHADIRNLDDLFRHFVNASQPVESHSVWRCNRMAPARLLRSIFPRPARLPATGVSLERYLLVDSAQAPPYRIPDAECANMFVIQAYGSRTFLLRPTQECRHRCRTLSVRLPASYSLIYNWWYWKPISLPEQYAKTPSVSYIGSYC from the exons ATGACAGCAGGAGGAACGGAGCGCACCGAGATGGACGAGCAAATCCTGGACACGGCCAGCTTCGGCGAGCTGCGCGACAAGAATGAGATCATCGGGCGGTACGTGGAACATCTGAACCGGTTGCGCCGACTGGCGGCGAATCGGGGTCAGATCAGCGAGGCGGAATTCAACAATTACCTTGTGCGGCACTACttccacaacaacaacatcatcaaCTACATCTTCGACAAGAACACCAGCCGAATTCTGCTGAAGACGGTCATCGAGCGGAAGAAGAAGATCATCAACTTTATCTTCGTCCTGCTGACGCTGTTTATCGTGTTTTCGTACAAGCACGAAGTCTCGACGGTGGTGCTGCGGAACATCCAGAGCTTCATCTATCCGGGGATGCGGGTGTGGCGCAAGGTCACCGTGCCCATCATCGCCAACTATCCGTCGCTCACGGAGTACTACGACGAGAGCTGCCTGCTCACCAATCCGTACTTCCAGGTGGAGAACCTGAACTGTGATCCGTGCGCCGATGTGGCCAACGTGCTGGACTTTACCACCGTCGAGCACGCCACCGTCAATTATCCGTACATTTTTAAG ACCCAAAAGGAGCTCGTCGACATCGGTCGGCTCCAGGCGCTGTACGAGCAGCACCGGTCCATCTTCACCAAGGACGCGTACAAGATCCAGTCCACCCACGCCGACATCCGCAACCTGGACGACCTGTTCCGGCACTTTGTGAACGCGTCCCAGCCGGTCGAGTCGCACAGCGTGTGGCGCTGCAACCGGATGGCCCCGGCCCGGCTCCTGCGCAGCATCTTCCCCCGGCCCGCCCGGCTGCCCGCGACCGGCGTCAGCCTGGAGCGGTACCTGCTAGTGGACAGCGCCCAGGCACCCCCCTACCGCATCCCGGACGCCGAGTGCGCCAACATGTTCGTCATCCAGGCGTACGGCAGCCGGACGTTTCTGCTGCGGCCAACGCAGGAGTGCCGGCACCGGTGCCGGACGCTGTCGGTGCGGCTGCCGGCCAGCTACAGCC TAATCTACAACTGGTGGTACTGGAAGCCGATCTCGCTGCCGGAACAGTACGCCAAAACGCCTTCCGTCAGCTACATCGGTTCGTACTGTTGA